Proteins encoded in a region of the Flavobacterium sp. PMTSA4 genome:
- a CDS encoding putative type IX sorting system protein PorV2: MKKTLPFLLFFFSIFTHAQSVRKYSNEFMNIGVDAAALGMSNAVTASTGDVNSGYWNPAGLFRIEDSEAALMHASYFANIAQYDYAAYAKKIDDRSAWGISLIRFGVDDILNTTQLIDSQGNIDYNRISLFSTADYGLTFSYARKSQLKEITYGVNAKVIRRIIGEFASSWGFGFDAGLQYEKNDWKFGVMVRDITTTYNIWNIDEDKYNEIKDAVAGQNQEVPESTEITAPKAQLGIAKKFEFHYDYTLLAAVNLNMQFARTNDIFASDAVSIDPAVGFEFGYTELVFLRAGVGNFQNVEQIDGSTKVNFQPNIGLGFKYKGIQVDYALTDLGDQSAALYSNIFSVKVDLSIFR, encoded by the coding sequence TTGAAAAAAACACTTCCTTTTTTGCTATTCTTCTTTAGCATTTTCACTCATGCTCAATCTGTTAGAAAGTATTCTAATGAATTTATGAACATTGGTGTTGATGCTGCTGCGCTGGGAATGTCAAATGCAGTTACTGCTTCAACTGGCGATGTAAATTCAGGATATTGGAATCCGGCTGGATTGTTTCGTATCGAAGATTCTGAAGCAGCTTTGATGCATGCTAGTTACTTTGCCAATATTGCTCAATACGATTATGCAGCTTACGCCAAGAAAATTGACGACCGAAGCGCTTGGGGAATTTCATTAATTCGTTTTGGTGTTGACGATATTTTAAACACCACGCAACTTATAGACAGTCAAGGAAACATTGATTACAACAGAATTTCTCTTTTTTCAACTGCCGATTATGGTTTAACTTTCTCCTACGCTCGAAAATCTCAGTTAAAAGAAATCACCTATGGAGTAAATGCCAAAGTTATTCGTAGAATTATTGGAGAATTTGCCAGCTCTTGGGGTTTTGGTTTTGATGCAGGATTGCAGTATGAAAAGAACGACTGGAAATTTGGTGTAATGGTTCGCGACATTACTACAACCTATAATATTTGGAACATCGACGAAGATAAATACAATGAAATCAAAGATGCTGTTGCAGGACAAAACCAAGAAGTTCCCGAAAGTACTGAAATTACTGCTCCAAAAGCTCAATTAGGAATTGCTAAAAAGTTTGAATTTCATTACGATTACACACTTTTAGCAGCAGTAAACCTCAACATGCAATTCGCAAGAACTAATGATATTTTTGCTTCCGATGCAGTAAGTATTGATCCTGCGGTTGGTTTTGAGTTTGGATATACCGAATTAGTTTTCCTTCGTGCAGGAGTTGGAAATTTTCAAAATGTAGAACAAATCGATGGTTCAACGAAAGTAAACTTTCAACCCAATATTGGATTAGGATTTAAATACAAAGGCATTCAGGTAGATTATGCACTCACTGATTTAGGTGATCAAAGTGCAGCTTTATATTCTAATATCTTTTCAGTAAAAGTTGATTTAAGTATTTTTAGATAA
- a CDS encoding glycosyltransferase family 2 protein has protein sequence MKFTLIICTYMRPKALLDLLHSVKTQTLYPDEIIIVDGSTDERTKEILERNSFEKLNYFLVEKENRGLTKQRNFGISKTSNQSEIICFLDDDTILELNYFEEIINAFKNDSNVVGVSGIATNENQWIKKEANKKYSKFKFYHFEDYVYPEGLRNVIRNIVGLQSGLGSGQMPEFSNGRNCGFPLNGKTYEVDLLMGMSFSFRRIVFDNIKFSTYFEGYGLYEDADYSIRAQKFGKNVVTTKAQLSHFHNQDGRPNKYQYGKMVARNGWYVWRLKYPKPSFIARIKWNSILILLTVIRFSNIFTTNKKFEALTESCGRIVGWISLLYNRPKIEV, from the coding sequence ATGAAGTTTACTTTAATAATCTGTACATACATGAGGCCAAAAGCCTTGCTGGATTTATTACATTCAGTAAAAACACAAACTTTGTATCCAGATGAAATTATTATTGTTGATGGTTCAACTGATGAAAGGACTAAAGAAATTCTAGAGAGAAATTCTTTTGAAAAGCTAAACTATTTTTTAGTTGAAAAGGAAAATAGAGGTTTAACGAAACAACGAAATTTTGGTATTTCCAAAACTTCAAATCAATCGGAGATAATTTGTTTTCTGGATGATGATACAATTTTGGAATTAAATTATTTTGAAGAAATTATTAATGCCTTTAAAAATGACTCTAACGTAGTTGGTGTTTCAGGAATTGCTACCAACGAAAATCAATGGATTAAAAAGGAAGCCAATAAAAAATATAGCAAATTTAAGTTTTATCATTTTGAAGATTATGTTTATCCAGAAGGATTAAGAAACGTAATTAGAAATATAGTAGGACTTCAATCTGGTTTAGGTTCAGGACAAATGCCAGAATTCTCTAATGGTAGAAATTGTGGTTTTCCTTTAAATGGAAAAACATATGAAGTTGATTTATTGATGGGAATGTCATTCAGTTTTAGAAGAATTGTTTTTGATAACATTAAGTTTTCGACTTATTTTGAAGGATATGGTTTGTATGAAGATGCTGATTATAGTATTAGAGCTCAAAAATTTGGAAAAAATGTTGTAACAACAAAAGCTCAGCTTAGTCATTTTCACAATCAGGATGGAAGACCTAATAAATATCAATATGGAAAAATGGTAGCCAGAAATGGTTGGTATGTATGGAGGTTGAAATATCCCAAACCATCTTTTATTGCAAGAATAAAATGGAATTCAATTTTAATATTGTTGACAGTTATAAGATTTAGCAATATATTTACCACTAATAAAAAATTTGAAGCACTTACAGAATCTTGTGGAAGAATTGTAGGTTGGATTAGTTTACTTTATAACAGACCAAAAATTGAAGTTTAA
- a CDS encoding glycosyltransferase family 4 protein, which yields MKKILYIGNKLSKHGNTATSIETLGEFLEKEGYVLYYASSKKVKVFRMLDMIYKTFKHASKVDYVLIDTYSTYNFWFAFIISQLCRVLGVKYISKLHGGDLPNRLKKSTFFCNLIFNNSYANVAPSAYLFNRFNDYKYIVKYIPNTIEIDKYNFLERSFDYPRLLWVRSFSTIYNPILAVKTFMELKVIYPNAELCMVGPKKDESYEQTIEFAKKNNVEILFTGRLSKKSWIKLSKKYNIFINTTHFDNTPISVIEAMALGLPVVSTNVGGIPYLLEHDKNALLVDDNDLEAMVNEIKRLFNEPDLPLKLTHNAKNLISEFDWEIVKNQWKELLQ from the coding sequence TTGAAAAAAATTCTTTACATAGGGAATAAACTTTCTAAACATGGTAATACAGCCACTTCAATAGAAACATTAGGAGAGTTTCTGGAAAAAGAAGGTTATGTTTTATATTATGCATCATCCAAAAAAGTAAAGGTTTTTAGGATGCTGGATATGATTTACAAAACTTTTAAACATGCTTCAAAGGTTGACTATGTATTAATTGATACTTACAGTACTTATAATTTTTGGTTTGCTTTTATTATTTCACAATTATGTAGAGTATTAGGAGTGAAATACATTTCTAAATTACACGGTGGTGATTTGCCAAATAGACTCAAAAAAAGCACATTTTTTTGTAATCTAATTTTCAATAATTCTTATGCAAATGTTGCGCCATCAGCTTATCTTTTTAATAGATTCAATGATTATAAATACATAGTAAAATATATTCCAAATACTATAGAGATTGATAAGTATAATTTTTTAGAACGAAGTTTTGATTATCCAAGATTACTTTGGGTTCGTTCATTTTCAACAATTTACAATCCGATTTTAGCAGTTAAAACTTTTATGGAATTAAAAGTAATATATCCTAATGCTGAACTTTGTATGGTTGGTCCTAAAAAAGATGAGAGTTACGAACAAACCATAGAATTTGCAAAAAAAAATAATGTAGAAATATTATTTACTGGTAGATTATCAAAAAAGAGTTGGATAAAATTATCAAAAAAATATAACATATTTATTAATACAACCCATTTCGATAATACACCTATAAGTGTTATTGAAGCCATGGCTTTGGGTTTGCCAGTTGTTTCTACTAATGTTGGCGGAATTCCTTATTTATTAGAGCATGATAAAAATGCTTTACTTGTAGATGATAATGATTTGGAGGCAATGGTAAATGAAATTAAACGATTATTTAATGAACCTGATTTGCCGCTTAAATTAACACATAATGCTAAGAACTTAATATCCGAATTCGACTGGGAAATAGTCAAAAACCAATGGAAGGAATTGCTTCAATAA
- a CDS encoding lipoprotein N-acyltransferase Lnb domain-containing protein, with product MAKKLLLAFFILFSFSSFSQNPQLSESTQISLLTCGRGEELYSTFGHTALRIKDDNNQLDIVYNYGMFDFRTENFYIKFVKGDLQYFMNVTSFDDFILEYQMDKREVVEQVLILPLSKKQQLFDSLNANLFSTEKYYTYKFIDRNCTTMVANKLNEIYKEIKFEKVDDKSISYRTLLYPYFDNYFWYKLGINIVFGAKTDKDAEKLFLPVELLNSIDKAKVDGKSVVASKNIIVTGENINHEFSFLNSIYVIILGLLIILILNSKIVFKTYLFFSGILGLMLCLIGLYSEHQEVLWNYNALLFNPLFILLPFLKESSLKKITLTSLVLLLIYCIVMLNKPHLVIILPFIVTNVYVLIKLNGRNPIQLLTTIKKNRA from the coding sequence ATGGCAAAAAAATTACTTCTTGCTTTTTTCATACTATTTTCATTCTCTTCGTTTTCACAAAACCCTCAACTTTCTGAAAGTACCCAAATAAGCCTTTTAACTTGTGGTCGTGGTGAAGAATTGTATTCCACTTTTGGTCATACCGCTTTGCGAATAAAAGATGACAACAATCAATTAGATATAGTGTATAACTATGGAATGTTTGATTTTAGAACTGAAAATTTTTACATCAAATTTGTCAAAGGTGATTTGCAATATTTTATGAATGTAACTTCTTTTGATGATTTCATTCTTGAATATCAAATGGATAAAAGAGAAGTTGTTGAACAAGTGCTGATTTTACCTTTATCAAAAAAACAACAGCTTTTTGATTCTCTAAATGCCAATTTATTCTCCACTGAGAAATATTATACTTATAAATTTATTGACAGAAACTGCACCACAATGGTTGCCAATAAATTAAACGAAATATATAAGGAAATAAAATTTGAAAAAGTTGATGATAAATCCATTAGTTATCGAACTTTACTTTATCCTTATTTTGACAACTATTTTTGGTACAAACTTGGAATTAATATAGTTTTTGGTGCAAAAACAGACAAAGATGCAGAAAAGTTATTTTTACCTGTAGAGCTTTTAAACAGTATTGATAAAGCAAAAGTTGATGGTAAATCTGTTGTAGCTTCAAAAAATATAATCGTTACTGGTGAAAATATAAATCATGAATTTTCTTTTTTAAACAGTATTTATGTAATTATTCTTGGCTTGCTAATTATCCTGATTTTAAACTCAAAAATTGTATTTAAAACCTATTTGTTTTTCTCAGGAATATTAGGTTTAATGCTATGCTTAATTGGATTGTATTCAGAACATCAAGAAGTTCTTTGGAATTATAATGCCTTACTTTTCAATCCATTATTTATTCTTTTGCCGTTTTTAAAAGAATCGTCTTTGAAGAAAATAACACTTACATCTTTAGTCCTTCTTTTAATCTACTGCATAGTAATGCTCAACAAACCACATTTAGTGATTATATTGCCTTTTATTGTAACGAATGTGTATGTTTTGATAAAACTGAATGGAAGAAATCCAATTCAATTATTGACCACGATAAAAAAGAACCGTGCTTAA
- a CDS encoding glycosyltransferase, whose protein sequence is MRILQVIDSLEIGGAERMAINYANGLADKIEFSGIVVTRKEGELKSKLNTNVSYLFLDKRKIVDFRALKKLKKYCKENKITHLHPHSTSYFFIFLFHFFLRDVKIIWHDHYGLSEFLSKRKSLVLKIASRFFQGIISVNYQLKEWAEKELYCKNVIYLPNFTSIETSEEKNTKLSGLEGKRILCLANLRIQKNHFFLIEIAKKIKETHPDWTFHLVGKDFNDSYSLTLREKIQFENLQNTVFIYGSKNDTSNIINQSEICIFTSSSEGLPVALLEFGLHSKAVVSTSVGEIPLIIKNDKNGLLVDVDDVEGFNSALNSLINNSELRNQIGMNLHDTILKNNSEEAVLNQYLSWLNSN, encoded by the coding sequence ATGAGAATACTTCAAGTTATTGATTCATTAGAAATTGGTGGTGCTGAAAGAATGGCTATAAATTATGCAAATGGGTTAGCTGATAAAATAGAATTTTCAGGAATAGTTGTTACTAGAAAAGAAGGAGAATTGAAATCCAAATTGAATACTAATGTTTCCTATTTGTTTTTAGATAAGAGAAAAATAGTTGATTTTAGAGCGCTAAAAAAGTTAAAAAAATACTGTAAAGAAAATAAAATAACTCATTTACATCCGCACAGCACTTCTTATTTTTTTATTTTTTTATTTCATTTTTTTTTAAGAGATGTAAAGATTATATGGCATGATCATTACGGATTGAGCGAGTTTTTATCTAAAAGAAAGTCTCTTGTTCTTAAAATAGCTTCTAGATTTTTTCAAGGTATTATTTCAGTTAATTATCAATTAAAAGAATGGGCTGAAAAGGAATTGTATTGTAAAAATGTTATTTATTTACCCAATTTCACGTCTATTGAAACATCAGAAGAAAAAAACACAAAGCTGTCGGGTTTAGAAGGGAAAAGGATTTTGTGTTTAGCAAATCTTAGAATTCAAAAAAATCATTTTTTTTTAATTGAAATAGCTAAAAAAATAAAAGAAACTCATCCGGATTGGACTTTTCATTTAGTAGGTAAAGATTTTAATGATAGTTATTCACTAACTCTGAGGGAAAAAATTCAATTTGAAAATCTGCAAAATACTGTTTTTATTTATGGCTCAAAAAATGATACCTCAAACATCATTAACCAATCTGAAATATGTATTTTTACCTCAAGTTCAGAAGGATTACCTGTTGCTTTATTAGAATTTGGACTTCATTCAAAAGCGGTAGTTTCAACTTCAGTTGGAGAAATTCCATTGATAATTAAAAATGATAAGAATGGACTTTTAGTAGATGTTGATGATGTTGAAGGTTTTAACTCTGCGTTAAATTCTTTAATAAATAATTCAGAATTAAGAAACCAAATTGGCATGAATTTGCATGATACTATTTTAAAAAATAATTCCGAGGAAGCTGTTTTAAATCAATACCTTAGTTGGTTAAATTCAAATTAA
- a CDS encoding glycosyltransferase family 2 protein translates to MNFTLIVCTYMRPNPLLKLLSSVKEQTLYPNEIIIVDGSTDLKTKEILEINHFENLNYFLVDENDRGLTKQRNYGIRNSSKNSKIICFLDDDTILEKNYFEELISTYDIYPEALGVGGFITNEVNWEKVTEDYVPNINEFFFDGWKRKEGSRFVLRKKLGLDSNLKPGYLPEFSNGRSVGFLPPSDKIYQVEQLKGGVSSFKRIVFDTFQFSPYFEGYGLYEDADFTLRVSKTGTLYVNTKARLSHFHDFSGRPNKFRYGKMVVRNGWYVWRVKFPNPSIKARIKWNAIVLLLTFILLKNVFKSGKGKEAISEFFGRISGWFSLIIKIK, encoded by the coding sequence ATGAATTTCACTTTAATAGTTTGTACTTATATGCGTCCTAATCCGTTACTGAAATTATTAAGTTCAGTAAAAGAACAAACTTTGTATCCAAATGAAATTATTATAGTTGATGGTTCAACAGACTTGAAAACTAAAGAAATACTAGAAATTAATCATTTTGAAAATTTGAACTACTTCTTAGTTGATGAAAATGATAGAGGTCTAACTAAACAGCGAAATTATGGGATTAGAAATTCTTCAAAAAATTCAAAAATCATTTGTTTTCTCGATGATGATACTATTTTAGAAAAGAATTATTTTGAAGAGCTAATTTCAACTTATGATATTTATCCTGAAGCACTAGGAGTTGGTGGATTTATTACTAATGAGGTAAATTGGGAAAAAGTTACAGAAGACTATGTTCCCAATATTAATGAATTTTTTTTTGATGGTTGGAAAAGAAAAGAAGGTAGCAGATTTGTTTTACGAAAAAAATTAGGATTAGATAGTAACCTAAAACCAGGCTATTTGCCTGAATTTTCTAATGGAAGAAGTGTTGGTTTTTTACCTCCATCAGATAAAATTTATCAAGTTGAGCAATTAAAAGGCGGCGTTTCTTCATTTAAAAGAATTGTTTTTGATACTTTTCAATTTTCTCCTTATTTTGAAGGTTATGGTTTATATGAAGACGCTGATTTTACTTTGAGAGTTTCCAAAACTGGAACTTTATACGTTAATACAAAAGCAAGATTGTCTCATTTTCATGATTTTTCAGGAAGACCAAACAAATTCCGATACGGGAAAATGGTTGTTAGAAACGGTTGGTATGTTTGGAGAGTAAAATTTCCAAATCCATCTATAAAAGCTAGAATAAAATGGAATGCAATTGTTTTATTATTAACTTTTATATTGTTAAAAAATGTTTTTAAAAGTGGTAAAGGGAAAGAAGCCATTAGTGAGTTTTTTGGAAGAATTTCGGGTTGGTTCTCGTTAATAATTAAAATCAAATGA
- a CDS encoding sugar transferase produces MNKYKDIHFEVSERKILLRIFDVISVFVSLYTVGIIFNFDYFNISATNYYWTIVLGIYLLFLGSVFEMYNLQVASNQFQVLKSIILTTSTTVLLYLLTPFYTPFLPTNRIQIVMFFLAIFAGLFIWRMLYVRFFASNRFVKKVILVCDQDQVEELVNGLESVDPHYRVLGFVNSDSKSEKIENPYIKNIAIDKLKKFVLKYSISEVVVASQKTDGITVELYNQLISILENGFIIREYTQVYESITQRIPVQYVSRDFYRYFPFSRSNQNHLYLLIVRFLEIIISVIGLSIGLILTPLILVGNLIWNRGKLFYKQERVGKNGEVFNIVKFRTMIKNAEKEGAVFATVNDSRITPFGKILRKSRIDEFPQFINILKGDMAVIGPRPERPVFVKEIAERMPFYETRHVIKPGLTGWAQVNYSYGATIDDSLIKLQYDLYYIKHRSLFLDINIIFKTLSTVLFYRGQ; encoded by the coding sequence ATGAATAAATATAAAGATATACACTTTGAAGTTTCAGAACGAAAAATTCTTTTGAGGATTTTTGATGTAATTTCAGTTTTTGTTTCTTTATATACTGTTGGAATTATTTTTAATTTTGATTATTTCAATATTTCTGCAACAAATTATTATTGGACTATTGTTTTAGGGATATATTTACTGTTCTTAGGTTCAGTATTTGAAATGTACAATCTACAGGTTGCAAGCAATCAGTTTCAAGTGCTGAAAAGTATAATTCTTACCACATCTACAACCGTTTTATTATATTTATTAACACCATTTTATACTCCTTTTTTACCTACTAATCGTATTCAGATTGTAATGTTCTTTCTGGCTATTTTTGCTGGTTTGTTTATCTGGAGAATGTTGTATGTTCGATTTTTTGCATCTAATCGATTTGTGAAAAAGGTAATTTTGGTTTGTGATCAAGACCAAGTAGAAGAACTTGTAAATGGACTCGAAAGTGTTGATCCACATTATAGAGTTTTAGGATTTGTAAACTCAGATAGTAAATCTGAAAAAATAGAAAATCCATATATCAAAAATATAGCTATTGACAAACTCAAAAAATTTGTTTTAAAATATTCTATTTCAGAAGTGGTAGTGGCTTCACAAAAAACAGATGGAATTACTGTTGAGCTTTATAATCAATTAATTAGTATACTCGAAAATGGATTTATAATTAGAGAATATACACAAGTATATGAAAGTATTACTCAGCGTATTCCCGTTCAATATGTTTCAAGAGATTTTTACAGATATTTCCCTTTTAGTAGGAGTAATCAAAATCATTTGTATTTATTAATTGTTCGTTTTTTGGAAATCATCATTTCAGTAATTGGATTGTCTATTGGTTTAATTTTAACGCCTCTGATACTAGTTGGGAATTTAATTTGGAACAGAGGCAAACTTTTTTATAAACAAGAAAGAGTCGGCAAAAACGGAGAAGTTTTTAACATTGTGAAATTTAGAACAATGATAAAAAACGCCGAAAAAGAAGGAGCTGTTTTTGCCACTGTAAATGATAGTAGAATTACTCCTTTTGGAAAAATACTCAGAAAATCAAGAATTGATGAATTTCCTCAATTTATAAATATTTTAAAAGGCGATATGGCAGTTATTGGTCCAAGACCTGAACGACCAGTATTTGTTAAAGAAATTGCCGAAAGAATGCCTTTTTATGAAACCCGCCATGTTATTAAACCAGGATTGACTGGTTGGGCACAAGTTAATTATTCTTATGGCGCGACCATTGACGACAGTTTAATTAAACTTCAATATGATTTATATTATATCAAGCACCGAAGTTTGTTTCTTGATATTAATATCATTTTTAAAACTTTAAGCACGGTTCTTTTTTATCGTGGTCAATAA
- a CDS encoding glycosyltransferase, whose product MTFCIITHVSHGMDNGEYYAYSPYVREMNIWSKYVDKIILVAPLDLNNQKAIDSKYSHQDIDFISVPSFNFLSIKSSLKTFFMLPIISFEIFKAMKKSDHIHLRCPGNMGLLGCIIQILFPSKQKTAKYAGNWDYNSRQPLSYRLQRWILKNTFLTKNIQVLVYGNWNDNSKNIKPFFTASYSDNDKIELVQKKLTGKLSFLFVGSLSRGKQPLYAIQLIEKLIENGLDVKLSLYGDGAEKIKLEKYIFEKKIENRVFIKGNQNQETIKKAYLENHFVILPSQSEGWPKVVAEAMFLGCLPIATKVSCLPNMLDNGERGILLEMKKEEDVERIKSLIENDGLYQQKIKKGVEWSRQFTIELFEDEIKKLVKS is encoded by the coding sequence ATGACATTTTGCATTATAACACATGTTTCTCATGGAATGGATAATGGTGAATACTATGCTTATTCTCCGTATGTTAGGGAAATGAATATTTGGTCAAAATATGTAGATAAAATTATTCTTGTAGCACCATTAGATTTAAACAATCAAAAAGCTATTGATTCAAAATATTCTCATCAAGATATAGATTTTATATCCGTACCATCTTTTAATTTTTTATCAATAAAATCATCTCTCAAAACTTTTTTTATGTTGCCAATAATTTCTTTTGAGATTTTTAAGGCAATGAAAAAATCGGATCATATTCATTTACGTTGTCCTGGTAATATGGGTTTACTAGGTTGTATCATTCAAATTTTATTTCCTAGTAAACAAAAAACAGCAAAGTATGCTGGAAATTGGGATTATAATTCTAGGCAACCATTAAGTTACAGACTGCAACGGTGGATATTAAAAAATACTTTTTTAACAAAAAATATTCAGGTTCTGGTTTATGGAAATTGGAATGACAATTCAAAAAACATTAAGCCATTCTTCACAGCAAGCTATTCGGATAATGATAAAATTGAATTAGTTCAAAAAAAATTAACTGGCAAACTCTCATTTCTTTTTGTTGGCTCACTTTCTAGAGGAAAACAACCTTTATATGCAATTCAACTTATAGAAAAACTTATTGAAAATGGTTTAGATGTAAAGTTAAGTTTGTATGGTGATGGAGCAGAAAAAATAAAATTGGAAAAATATATTTTTGAAAAAAAAATTGAGAATCGAGTTTTTATAAAAGGAAATCAGAATCAAGAAACAATAAAAAAAGCCTATCTAGAAAATCATTTTGTTATATTGCCTTCACAAAGTGAAGGATGGCCAAAAGTAGTAGCAGAGGCAATGTTTTTGGGTTGTTTGCCAATTGCAACAAAAGTTTCCTGTTTACCTAATATGTTAGATAATGGAGAAAGAGGAATATTATTAGAAATGAAAAAAGAGGAAGATGTTGAAAGGATTAAATCTTTGATTGAAAATGATGGTTTGTATCAGCAAAAAATAAAAAAAGGCGTTGAATGGTCAAGACAATTTACAATTGAATTGTTTGAAGATGAAATCAAAAAATTAGTAAAATCATGA
- a CDS encoding O-antigen ligase family protein: MILLRNKYINLIILHVLIGIIIFVFPFLAKIYGFLSLLIGLIIVVTTKNSNNQVLMVAAYIVGSEAFLRMTGGAISYEFSKYAIIIFVVLGMYFSGFSKNAIPYWIYLLLLIPGVILATETLNLTTDIRTTIAFNISGPVSLGIASIYTYQRNISMDDFNNIFLCCGLPIISTIAYLILYTPDLKEVLINTSSNFSTSGGFGPNQVATILGLGMFIFFSRFLLVSRSKLIFITNVIVFLFITYRGLITFSRGGMITGFIMIIILLSMVYLNTKKRSKIKINFLILFLSLLLISVWTFTSSSTDGLINKRYANQDVKGREKESQLSGREEILGQELDIFLENPFFGVGVAKSVEKRSEITGLIVLSHNEISRTLADHGFLGILALLILFLTPIFLFLGNNQNMFVFCCITFWLLTINHAAMRIAAPAFIYSLSLLKVQIVEKNSLHRE; this comes from the coding sequence ATGATTCTTTTAAGAAACAAATATATAAATTTAATTATCCTTCATGTTTTGATTGGGATTATCATTTTTGTATTTCCATTTTTGGCTAAAATTTATGGTTTTCTTTCATTGTTAATTGGATTAATTATTGTTGTAACTACAAAGAATAGTAACAATCAAGTTTTAATGGTAGCTGCTTACATTGTGGGAAGTGAAGCGTTTTTGAGGATGACAGGAGGAGCAATTTCATATGAGTTCTCAAAATACGCCATTATAATTTTTGTTGTTTTAGGTATGTATTTTTCTGGTTTTTCAAAGAATGCTATTCCATATTGGATATATTTATTATTGTTGATTCCTGGAGTTATTCTTGCAACTGAAACATTAAACTTAACTACTGACATTAGGACAACAATTGCTTTCAATATTTCTGGACCTGTTTCTTTAGGGATTGCTTCAATCTACACTTATCAAAGGAATATTTCAATGGATGATTTTAATAATATTTTTTTATGTTGTGGATTGCCAATTATATCAACTATAGCTTATTTAATTTTATACACACCAGATTTAAAAGAAGTATTAATAAATACAAGTTCAAATTTTTCGACTTCGGGTGGTTTTGGTCCCAATCAAGTTGCTACAATTTTAGGACTAGGGATGTTTATTTTTTTTTCAAGATTTCTTTTAGTTTCTAGGAGTAAACTAATATTTATAACTAATGTTATAGTATTTTTATTTATTACTTATAGAGGATTAATCACATTTTCAAGAGGAGGAATGATAACTGGTTTTATTATGATTATAATCCTGTTGTCAATGGTATATTTGAATACTAAGAAGAGAAGTAAAATAAAGATTAATTTTTTAATTCTTTTTTTGTCACTACTGCTAATTTCTGTATGGACTTTTACTTCATCAAGTACAGATGGTCTTATAAATAAGAGATATGCAAATCAAGACGTAAAAGGTAGAGAAAAAGAAAGTCAACTTTCTGGAAGAGAGGAGATTTTGGGTCAAGAGTTAGATATTTTTTTAGAAAACCCTTTTTTTGGTGTAGGTGTTGCTAAAAGTGTCGAAAAAAGAAGTGAAATAACAGGTTTAATAGTACTCTCTCACAATGAAATTTCAAGGACATTAGCTGATCATGGGTTTTTGGGTATACTAGCTTTGTTAATTTTATTTTTAACACCTATTTTTTTATTTTTAGGAAATAATCAGAATATGTTTGTATTTTGTTGTATTACCTTTTGGTTATTAACCATTAATCATGCTGCAATGAGGATTGCTGCGCCAGCTTTTATTTATTCATTATCATTGCTTAAAGTACAAATTGTTGAAAAAAATTCTTTACATAGGGAATAA